The genomic stretch GTGGCTACCTCGAGTGCTCCGCCAAGTACAATTGGCACGTGCTGCGTCTTTTCCGCGAGCTGCTGCGTTGCGCTTTGGTGCGTGCACGCCCTGCACACCCGGCCCTACGCCTGCAGGGGGCGCTGCATCCAGCGCGCTGCAGCCTCATGTGATTGAACTGGACGTCGACGCCGAAGGTTGGGGGCAGGGTGGTTTGATTGGAACAACCGGGTACCCGGATTGGACGAAATTGCCCAACTTCTCTCGGATTGGACAGGACAAGGTCTCCTCCCTGATTGGACGAGGAAACCTCCCACTCAGTCTCCGGGTGACAGGACTTTGAGCTGCATTGGACCCTGCCAGGCCCCCAAGCCACTGGGCTCCAGCAGTCTTTTCTGGGACCTCATTGGGTTACAGTCCCATTGGGTAGAAGGGACTTGGCTGTGGATCTGATTGGAAGCGCTCAGGTTGCTCCTGCAGTTCCACTGGACAGACTATAAAATCACACCTCTCAGGAGGTAATAAAGGGGAAAATGATGGAAGCGCAGCTTGCATTTCTTGGGTCTGCATGGTCTTAAGCTTAGAGGTCATTGCTCTCTGGCACCTAATACCAGAACCCCAACATGTAAGAAGGGTCCCCCGAAAGGTGTGATGGCCCCAAGGCCGACCCCAAGAAACAGACAAAAGTGGCTGAAACAATACTTTACTGTCAGGCTCTGCAGGGCCACAGGACCGCAGGACGGGTCCTCACTGACCTCCTCTAAGGCAATCAATAATATTAGTAATTAAATAGCAACGCTCATCCCCCAACCGGAATGTACAACAGAGGTCCCATTGTGCCATGTGGTCCCAAGGGGTCTGGTCCCATGAGGTCTGGTACCCGAGAGGCAGGAGTGGAGGGGGGCGCTCCCTGATGCAGAGGGGTTAAGGCCACAAAGGAATAGGATGAGAAGGAGTAGGGGcctggggggcagctgggctgGTTCATCACATCCAGGAATCCGGCTCTGCCCTTGGGCTCACAGAGTGCAGGGCATGCCAGGCCCCAGGCTCTGTGGATCCAGACGGGCGGCGAGGGCCCCGAGGCGTGGGGATGCGTGAGGGTTTTCGGTCTGGCTGTGTGTCCATCCGGCCCCGTGCCCAGGTCCTCGGGAGCTCCAGGCCAGCCAAGGGGCTCCCAGGTGCATCTGGTGGGCCCCCCACACCGGGGCAGGGGCTGCCTTCATCGGAAGAGCTGGACAGGACTGGGCCTCGGGGCCCGGGCAGCCCATTGGCCATCCGGCCAGAGTCCCCGGGCTGGCCACACTTGCCACCCAGGACACTGAGGGATgaagaggaggagctggaggaacAGTAGGCCGAGTCAGGAGCTGGAGGGTCTGGGGCCCGAGCTGGGTCAGAGGCTGGTCCGGCGGGGGTCCCGCCGGCAGCAGCCTCAAGGGCTCGGGCATTGGCCAGGAACTCCTCTTCCAAGCGCCGGAACAGTTGCTGCTCCTGCTTCGGGTCCAGCTGTAGGGGGGTGCGGAAGACACTGGCCGGTGTGGCGCCCAACTCTGGACTGGGGTTGGAGACCGGGAGAGGCCGGGGCACTGCAGGGCTGCGAGCCCGGGGAGTCTGGGGGCTGCTCCTGCCTGAGCCCCCACTGACCCTGCCCCGGGGCACCCACGAGTGCTGCCCATCTCGGTCCCTGCGCACCAGCAGCATGGTCTGCTCCTCCCGGCTCTGGCTCCGGGCCCGCCGGGCAGGGCTGGCGGCTGACAGCGGGGCTCCCCGGCCTCCTGGGGCCCCACGGGGCCGCCCCCGATCCAGTCGGTCTCTGGACTGGCTGCGCGGGGGAGGAGGCCGTCTCGGGGAGGCTGGGGTGCCCGTGGTCAGCCGCCGGCTGGGTCGTTCCTTCCGGGAGCCAGTGCCTGAGTCTTCACTGCGGACACCAAGGGGGCCACTCTGGGCTGAGGACGCTGAGGAGTCACTGTCCCCGGAGTAGCGGCGGGAGCGGGGATGGGGGGGCAGCTGGTCCCGGGCCCTGGGGCAGCGGAACAAGAGATAGCAAGAGATGGGGCATACAGAGACAGTACTGGCATGCAGGAAGGGCCCAGAGAGGAAAGGACAAGCAGCCAAGtggtagggggtggggaagacacctgtggtggtggtggtgggtggggtgggggctgtcaAGGGCTTCGGTCCTCTTGGGGACTTCCAGAGAGAAGTGAGGGACTCTAAGCAGCTTCCGGCAGCCAgggccaccccccacccaaggcAGCGGAAGAAGCCAGGTTCCGAgttccccctccccaggcctctggCTTCCTGGGCAGGCCAGAGGGAAGCGGGTAGGACTGGCTGCCGCCCAGCCCCCAGGGCCTGCCCCAGCTGTGTTGTTCAATTGCTTAGGTTGCCATGGAGATAGGAAGCCAGGCCTGCCCCCACCCACGGGAACTTTTCCCAGGGTGTGAGTCACTCTGGAGCACAGGCTCGTTTGTCTTCCAGGCCAGGGTGGACACCCCCAACCCCCCGACCCCTCACCCCCAGGTCCCCCTGCCTCTCACCTGAGGGTGGTCTCCATTCCCTCCTTTGAGGCCCGTAGGCTAATGGGCGTCACTTCTGGCCGGGAGCTCCGGCGCTCACCCCCAGGCACTGGGCTACCAGCCCGCGGGCTGGGGGTGGGCGACACCCTCTGTGGGGAGAAGGTGCgagccctgggctggggtgggcggTGGGCTGCGGGGGTGAGACAACAGGTGGCCTGTGAAGGGCAGTGCCACAGACAGAGCCCGGCCTGCGCATCCCCCCTATGGCCCCGCCACAGGCACTGACCAGAGGACGAGCAGCGGCAAGGGTCATGCTTGTCCAGATAGTGCTCCAGAGTGTCCCAGCCGCCACCCACGCGCACCATCACGTGGCTCCTCAGCACCtgtgggagcccagtgtgggcagGTCACGGCCtgtcagtgggggtgggggtgtgacAGCCCACCTTAGGCTGCTGCCTGCAGGGCAGCCCCGGGCTCTTACCCGCACGAAGATGAGGAGACTGGAGTCTCCCACGCGGTACTTGCCCTCCGAGACTTTGATCATGGGAAACTGGTCTGGACAGGTGCAGTAGCCCAAGATCTCCCTCACCTGAGGCCAGAGAGGAGAAGCGGGAGGTCAGGGATTCAGTCCCTCCTCCTGGGGCCTGATGTCAGCAGCTCCAGGgtcaggaggaagcaggtccttTCGGAGAAAGGGGGCACGgatggtgtggctccagacttGGGTGCAGGCTCTACACTTGACCTTTCACCAACTGCCCTTCCCCTTTGGCTATTGGAGGTCAGGGAGCTGACCAGGAAAGGATGGTGGCCCTGTGGTCAGGCCAGGGCGTGGGACCCCAGTGAGgtgcctccctccagcccctgagcCTGGAGCTGTCCTGGGAGCCATCCTCACTCCCCCTTCACCTACTTCATAGAGAGAGGCTGAGGCCCCACAGGGAGACTGGGTCCATCTGAGAAGGAGGACCATGGGACATGAGTGCAGGGAACCCACGCCACATCAGTGCCACAGACATGTAAGACACATACACCCCAACATGTACACCTAGGCCACATGCCCAGCAAGCACCCATTTGCACCCCTCCTGCTCCAGCCCAGGTCAGGAGCTGCCAGGCTGGCTATgtgggcagcccacctcccagCCGACAATGGGGCCAGAGGAAATGAGCAGGTGGAGCCTCTGGTGACCCTGGCCCAAGATAGGATTGCAGTTGGCAGCCTCTGCCCAAGGCCATCCGGCTAACCCCCTCAGGGGTAAGGCACAGCATAGTCCTAACCTTCTGATAAGAAGGACACTCTTGGCCAGGCTGCGGGGGCGTTAGGGATACCTAGGTCCTGAGACAagcaggagggagctgggggtACAGTCTGGCAGCTCCCATGTTCTAACAGCAGCTCTGGGCCTGGATTCCCCACCAGTGATGTGCACAGGGCCACGAGGGGTTGGCAGGGGGGCTGTAGAGCCCTGGCTTCCCTAGGCCCTCAGTGAGCCTACCTCCCTCAGAGCCAAGCATCACAGGCACCCACTCAACCTCGAGTCTGTGATGTGGATCCAAGTGTCTAGTCCTGAAGTACATACAGAAGCGGTCAAATCACACAGCCCCCGGATGAGGGGTATACAGCCTTCTCTGGTGGACGGGGAGCCCTTGAAGTGGAGATCACACAGTGGAGCTCAGATTTCATCCACTGCCCAGCAGGGCCATGTGACCTCATCAAGCACTTCTCCCTCCCAGCGGCTGTGCCCGCTCCTTGGGGCCAGGTATATAGTTGATGCTCAACGTGTGCACTACCCCATGCGGCAGGCTGTCCCATCCTGGGCACGCGGAGGGGACGTGCGCCCTCATGGGCGGACTCACCAGCTCGTCAAGGTTGCGCAGGTCGCTGGGTGTCATGCGGGGCCCGCGGGTGGGAGCCCCTGCTGTGGTGGCCGTTTCGGGGGCGTCCTCCTCGGCTGTGCGAGCGTGGGAGGCCGGGGGGGCAGCACGGAGCTCCTGCTCAATCTCCTGTTCAAACTGCACAAGGCGAGGGGCGAGCAGGCCAAGGCGGGCCCCACGCCGTGCCACCTCCAGCAGGCACAGCACCACGCTCTTCTCATTCTTCCGAAGCACCAGGTCCTCCGTCTCAAACATGAGCACTTCGGGCACACCCAGCTCTGTTCGGCACCAGCCGATGAACGTGGCCACATTGTCGCGGGCCATGAAAGAGCCAGGCACTACACTGTGTGCCTGGAAGGCCACCCCGCGGGCTGGGCGGGCAACAGCCAAAGCCCGGGCCGCATCAGTGACAGCATTGGCATGTTGGCACAGGGTGGTGCCCGTGGCCAGCCCCGTCAGGAAGCCATCGCCACCACTGGGCAGACCCAGGCCATACAAGGCGTTGAGCCACTCGGCCAGGTCCTCCTTCATGGCTTCCACGTAGGCCTCACTCGAGCGGAACGGCCGCACGCTCTTGGCTGCTGAGCCCGCGATGCCCGCCACCGGGTCCGCCATGCCCGGGGCCAGCAGAGTCACGGTGGGTGGGCAGGGACACAGGGCTGCTGTGAGGACCCAGGAAGCCCTCGGTACAGACTAAGCCGCTGACCACCTGTAACTCGCCTGTCATCTCAGGCCAGATGCTTGGTTTTGTGAGCTGGCTGTGAGAAACTTCACTGTACCTCGGTTTCctcgtctgtgaaatgggtacaGTAATAGCACCCTCCTTGCAGGACCTAATGAGATAATTTGTATGAATGACTTAGTATTGAAAGTGTTTGCTATTTCCCTCTGGGAGGTGGGTAACAGGATACTTGACTGAATCCTCCCTCCCTCGCAGGTCCCCACGCATCCTTATTGCCCCACAAGGTAGGTGAAAAGCAGAGCCCTAAAGATGCAGCCCACAGGCGTGGGCCCACAATGGATAG from Neovison vison isolate M4711 chromosome 3, ASM_NN_V1, whole genome shotgun sequence encodes the following:
- the GAS2L1 gene encoding GAS2-like protein 1 yields the protein MADPVAGIAGSAAKSVRPFRSSEAYVEAMKEDLAEWLNALYGLGLPSGGDGFLTGLATGTTLCQHANAVTDAARALAVARPARGVAFQAHSVVPGSFMARDNVATFIGWCRTELGVPEVLMFETEDLVLRKNEKSVVLCLLEVARRGARLGLLAPRLVQFEQEIEQELRAAPPASHARTAEEDAPETATTAGAPTRGPRMTPSDLRNLDELVREILGYCTCPDQFPMIKVSEGKYRVGDSSLLIFVRVLRSHVMVRVGGGWDTLEHYLDKHDPCRCSSSAHRPPQPRARTFSPQRVSPTPSPRAGSPVPGGERRSSRPEVTPISLRASKEGMETTLRARDQLPPHPRSRRYSGDSDSSASSAQSGPLGVRSEDSGTGSRKERPSRRLTTGTPASPRRPPPPRSQSRDRLDRGRPRGAPGGRGAPLSAASPARRARSQSREEQTMLLVRRDRDGQHSWVPRGRVSGGSGRSSPQTPRARSPAVPRPLPVSNPSPELGATPASVFRTPLQLDPKQEQQLFRRLEEEFLANARALEAAAGGTPAGPASDPARAPDPPAPDSAYCSSSSSSSSLSVLGGKCGQPGDSGRMANGLPGPRGPVLSSSSDEGSPCPGVGGPPDAPGSPLAGLELPRTWARGRMDTQPDRKPSRIPTPRGPRRPSGSTEPGAWHALHSVSPRAEPDSWM